A region of the Bacillota bacterium genome:
CGGGCGGCGCGGATCCCAAGGAGAAGGTCGTCGTCACCCTGAAGGTGAGCCCCCTCCGGAACTCGAGCGGCGACGTGTACGGCGCGGTGCTCCTCAGCGACGACATCACCGAGAGACGGAGGCTGGAAACCCAGCTCATTCAGTCCGACAGGCTGGCCGCTCTTGGCCAGCTCGCGGCGGGCGTGGCCCATGAGGTCAATACTCCGCTCACGCTCATATCGGGATACACTGAGATCCTGGCGAGGCTCACCGCGCCCGACAGCCCGGCCGCATCCTACCTCAAGACCATCGCGGATGAATCCGAGAGGATCGCTGAGATAGTCCGGAGCCTTCTCAGCTTCGCACGTCCCGCGTCGACGCCGTCGGGCAAGTGCAAGGTCAACGAGGCAGTCGAGAGGACGCTCAGGATCTTCGGAGGACAGTTGGCTCACAAGGGCGTAGAGGTCAAGCTGGAGCTGGACGGCAACGATCCTGAGGCCGCCATTGACGCGGGCGAGCTGCAGCAGGTGCTCCTCAACATGGTGCTGAACGCCATTCAAGCGATGCCCGATGGAGGACTTCTGGCCATATCCACGCGGACACGCGAACAAGCCGGCGACGACGGCTCTGAGGAAGACGGCCACGCCGCTCTCGGCGGGACGCGGAACGGCCGCGCGATCGTGGTTGGAGGCGGCCGGCGCGTTGATGGAGTGGGGCATACCACACGGCCCGCGCGGGAGCGCGTCGTGGAGATCGTGATAGCCGATACGGGCTGCGGAATTCCAGAGGAGAACCTCGGCAGGATATTCGATCCCTTCTTCACCACCAAGGAGGTGGGGAAGGGCACCGGATTGGGGCTTTCCGTGAGTTTCGGTATTGTCGAGAAGCATGCGGGATCCATCAAGGTAGAAAGCGAGGTCGGCAAGGGCACGACGTTCACGATCGTTCTGCCGTCCCGCGAGAGGGGGGCGTGATGCGCTTTGGCAGCGGGTACCGTGCTGGTGGTTGATGACGAGGCTAAGATGTGCGAATTCCTGCAACTCGTCCTCGCCCAGGACGGGCACCAGGTGGTGTGCGCTTCAGGCGGAGAGCAAGCTCTGGAGGAGATCAGGTCTGGGGATGAGATCGACGTCATCTTGACAGACCTCATGATGCCAGGCACCGGCGGCATGGAAGTCCTGGAAGAGGCCAGGAGGTCTCTTCCCGATACGCCAGTCATCGTCATCACCGGCTATTCCACCGTCCAGAACGCCGTTGAAGCGATGAAGGCGGGCGCCTTTGACTATCTGCCGAAGCCATTCAAAGTGGACGAGGTCAGGCTCGTGGTGAAGAAGGCGTTGGAGCGGCGCGAGATCGCCCTCGAGAATCGCAGGCTCCGAAGAGAGCTTCAGACGATCAGGGAGAGGTCCGGAGACATCATAGGCGCCAGCGCGAAGATGCAGTCCGTTTTCAAATTGGTTGAGAAGGTGGCCAGGACGGACGCGACCATCCTCATCCGGGGCGAAAGCGGGACCGGCAAGGATCTCATAGCCCGCGAGATACACCGCCAAAGCCTCAGGGCCACGAAGCCGTTTGTCAGCATAAACTGCGCGGCTCTTCCCGAAGCCCTCCTCGAGAGCGAGCTCTTCGGCCACGCTCGCGGAGCGTTCACCGGTGCCGTTTCCACGAAGCGCGGGCTCTTCGAGGAGGCAGAGGGAGGCACGGTGTTCCTCGACGAGATAGGCGACGTGAGCCTCGGGCTCCAGGCCAAGCTCCTTAGATTCCTCCAAAGCAAGGAATTCATCAGAGTGGGGGAGACTTCGGTGAGGCGCGTGGACGTCCGGGTGATAGTCGCGACCAACAAAGACCTCGAAGAAGCCATAGAACAGGGAGAGTTCAGGCGCGACTTGTACTACCGGCTCAATGTGATCACGGTCCACCTTCCTCCCCTGAGGGAGAGGCGTGAGGACATACCGCTTCTGGCAAAGCATTTCGCCAGGAAATACGCGGCGAGTCTCCTCAAGGGGCCGATCACCTTTTCCGCAGAGGCCATGGCGGCTCTTACAGCGTATGACTGGCCGGGCAACGTGCGCGAGCTGGAGAACGCTGTGGAAAGAGCTGTCGTGCTTGCCGAGGGCAACGAACTGACTCTCGGAGACTTCCCCGAGGATATCTCG
Encoded here:
- a CDS encoding sigma-54 dependent transcriptional regulator, with amino-acid sequence MAAGTVLVVDDEAKMCEFLQLVLAQDGHQVVCASGGEQALEEIRSGDEIDVILTDLMMPGTGGMEVLEEARRSLPDTPVIVITGYSTVQNAVEAMKAGAFDYLPKPFKVDEVRLVVKKALERREIALENRRLRRELQTIRERSGDIIGASAKMQSVFKLVEKVARTDATILIRGESGTGKDLIAREIHRQSLRATKPFVSINCAALPEALLESELFGHARGAFTGAVSTKRGLFEEAEGGTVFLDEIGDVSLGLQAKLLRFLQSKEFIRVGETSVRRVDVRVIVATNKDLEEAIEQGEFRRDLYYRLNVITVHLPPLRERREDIPLLAKHFARKYAASLLKGPITFSAEAMAALTAYDWPGNVRELENAVERAVVLAEGNELTLGDFPEDISKRAADAPAGAKFDELVAAYKRELIARALEKAGGVQARAAEDLGVKRTTLNEMMKRLGMTGGGSRRSQDAKALDIEAK